Proteins found in one Coffea eugenioides isolate CCC68of chromosome 5, Ceug_1.0, whole genome shotgun sequence genomic segment:
- the LOC113771420 gene encoding uncharacterized protein LOC113771420 — protein sequence MNPEVSSIHQLGPPIFDGTNYQMWAVKMEAYLAGNDLWEAIEDDYEVLPLPNNPIVAQMRHHNERRQRKSKARTSLYAAVTSTIFTRIMTLKMAHEIWNFLKNEYEGDEKIKGMRVLNLFREFEMQKMKESETIKDYSDRLLDKVNKVRLLGTDFSDSRIVQKILVTFLEKFEATIAALENSKDLPSITLAELLNALQA from the coding sequence ATGAATCCAGAAGTTTCCTCTATTCATCAACTTGGACCTCCCATATTTGATGGAACAAATTATCAAATGTGGGCTGTCAAAATGGAAGCCTATCTTGCTGGAAATGATTTGTGGGAGGCTATAGAAGATGATTATGAAGTACTTCCTCTTCCAAACAATCCAATAGTTGCTCAAATGAGACACCATAATGAGAGGAGACAAAGGAAATCGAAAGCCAGAACAAGTCTATATGCAGCTGTCACATCCACAATCTTTACCAGAATCATGACGTTGAAAATGGCGCATGagatttggaatttcttgaagaATGAATATGAAGGAGATGAAAAAATCAAAGGGATGCGAGTGTTGAACTTGTTTCGAGAATTTGAGATGCAGAAGATGAAAGAATCAGAAACTATCAAGGACTATTCTGACAGACTCCTTGATAAAGTCAATAAAGTAAGACTCCTTGGCACTGATTTTTCTGATTCAAGAATAGTTCAAAAAATTCTAGTTACATTCCTTGAAAAGTTTGAAGCTACAATCGCGGCCTTAGAAAACTCAAAAGATCTGCCAAGTATCACCTTGGCAGAATTGTTAAATGCACTGCAGGCATAA
- the LOC113772502 gene encoding putative Peroxidase 48 isoform X2, producing MKIMKILLVLLSLAAGITTLLAEADGLRLDFYEQSCPNAEKIVMSQVQNILAQPQFQNAPAQLLRLLFHDCFIEGCDASVLLTDTNGTSVVERQAIPNRTLKGFEFIDMIKEELEKECPGVVSCSDIMVLATRNCILLSGGPYYPVYTGRRDNNQSFFSEALSDIPRPNGKIFEALHLFSLRGFNTRETVALLGAHNIGRISCQFILPRLGTNFLDEGSADSTLRDGFIKEIKLKCQKSNSSFSNTESLKLMIGRGLLFADQQLMANEETARIVEEYTLDDGTVFRRDFARAMVKMSNLVSLTGSQGQVRLNCSVALKSS from the exons ATGAAAATCATGAAGATCTTGTTGGTTTTGCTGTCACTCGCAGCTGGGATCACTACTCTTCTTGCGGAAGCTGACGGCCTGCGCCTTGATTTCTACGAACAGAGTTgtccaaatgcagaaaaaaTCGTCATGTCCCAAGTCCAGAATATCCTCGCTCAGCCTCAGTTCCAGAACGCCCCAGCCCAGCTTCTTCGCCTGCTTTTCCACGATTGTTTCATTGAG GGATGTGATGCATCTGTCCTGTTAACAGACACCAATGGAACTTCAGTCGTTGAAAGACAAGCAATACCAAACCGGACATTGAAAGGCTTTGAGTTCATTGATATGATAAAGGAGGAGCTGGAGAAGGAATGTCCTGGGGTGGTATCATGTTCAGACATAATGGTCTTGGCAACTAGAAATTGTATTCTTTTG TCTGGTGGGCCATATTATCCAGTATACACTGGCAGAAGAGACAATAATCAGTCCTTCTTCAGTGAAGCCTTATCTGACATCCCAAGACCGAACGGAAAAATCTTTGAAGCACTCCACTTGTTCTCCCTCAGAGGCTTCAACACAAGGGAAACTGTTGCGCTACTTG GGGCGCATAATATTGGTAGAATCAGTTGTCAATTCATTCTACCAAGGCTTGGCACCAACTTCTTGGATGAAGGGTCAGCTGATTCAACTCTTCGTGATGGCTTCATCAAGGAAATAAAACTGAAGTGCCAAAAGAGTAATAGCAGTTTCAGCAATACTGAATCTTTG AAATTGATGATAGGAAGAGGTCTTCTCTTTGCTGATCAGCAGTTGATGGCCAATGAGGAGACAGCACGAATAGTAGAGGAATATACTTTAGATGATGGAACAGTATTTCGAAGAGATTTTGCTCGTGCCATGGTCAAAATGTCCAACCTTGTCTCACTAACTGGTTCACAGGGACAGGTTCGGCTCAATTGCTCCGTTGCACTAAAGTCATCTTGA
- the LOC113772502 gene encoding putative Peroxidase 48 isoform X1, with protein sequence MKIMKILLVLLSLAAGITTLLAEADGLRLDFYEQSCPNAEKIVMSQVQNILAQPQFQNAPAQLLRLLFHDCFIEGCDASVLLTDTNGTSVVERQAIPNRTLKGFEFIDMIKEELEKECPGVVSCSDIMVLATRNCILLSGGPYYPVYTGRRDNNQSFFSEALSDIPRPNGKIFEALHLFSLRGFNTRETVALLGAHNIGRISCQFILPRLGTNFLDEGSADSTLRDGFIKEIKLKCQKSNSSFSNTESLVSSLGVTEANWSMSYFEEEFSSSSSQSAFGTHYYQKLMIGRGLLFADQQLMANEETARIVEEYTLDDGTVFRRDFARAMVKMSNLVSLTGSQGQVRLNCSVALKSS encoded by the exons ATGAAAATCATGAAGATCTTGTTGGTTTTGCTGTCACTCGCAGCTGGGATCACTACTCTTCTTGCGGAAGCTGACGGCCTGCGCCTTGATTTCTACGAACAGAGTTgtccaaatgcagaaaaaaTCGTCATGTCCCAAGTCCAGAATATCCTCGCTCAGCCTCAGTTCCAGAACGCCCCAGCCCAGCTTCTTCGCCTGCTTTTCCACGATTGTTTCATTGAG GGATGTGATGCATCTGTCCTGTTAACAGACACCAATGGAACTTCAGTCGTTGAAAGACAAGCAATACCAAACCGGACATTGAAAGGCTTTGAGTTCATTGATATGATAAAGGAGGAGCTGGAGAAGGAATGTCCTGGGGTGGTATCATGTTCAGACATAATGGTCTTGGCAACTAGAAATTGTATTCTTTTG TCTGGTGGGCCATATTATCCAGTATACACTGGCAGAAGAGACAATAATCAGTCCTTCTTCAGTGAAGCCTTATCTGACATCCCAAGACCGAACGGAAAAATCTTTGAAGCACTCCACTTGTTCTCCCTCAGAGGCTTCAACACAAGGGAAACTGTTGCGCTACTTG GGGCGCATAATATTGGTAGAATCAGTTGTCAATTCATTCTACCAAGGCTTGGCACCAACTTCTTGGATGAAGGGTCAGCTGATTCAACTCTTCGTGATGGCTTCATCAAGGAAATAAAACTGAAGTGCCAAAAGAGTAATAGCAGTTTCAGCAATACTGAATCTTTGGTGAGTTCACTGGGTGTGACTGAGGCTAACTGGTCAATGTCTTACTTTGAAGAAGaattctcatcttcatcatctcAATCTGCCTTTGGCACTCATTACTATCAGAAATTGATGATAGGAAGAGGTCTTCTCTTTGCTGATCAGCAGTTGATGGCCAATGAGGAGACAGCACGAATAGTAGAGGAATATACTTTAGATGATGGAACAGTATTTCGAAGAGATTTTGCTCGTGCCATGGTCAAAATGTCCAACCTTGTCTCACTAACTGGTTCACAGGGACAGGTTCGGCTCAATTGCTCCGTTGCACTAAAGTCATCTTGA
- the LOC113771421 gene encoding uncharacterized protein LOC113771421, with translation MNVHMPITFIVLAHRLQLALLAASGEVATVHQFFSNLVFIINIVTASSKCNDELKEAQAIGVATKIANSELETGRGLNQIGTLKRAVDICWGSHLDSISSLLKMFNAPCVALSNITVDGGSYSQHGDANFALNQLLSFKFVFTLHLMKDIMEITHLLCIALQCKSQDILIAMHLVSSTTKLLENFRDSGCDNFLVKVKLFCEQHQIDIPCMNAQYIARRGRSQSHHDEISMEHYYRVDIFLATIDYQLQELHSRFNDHIVELLALSTALDLRNGVMLFKIDDICKLAEKFYPNDFMEQELVRLSIELQHFELDIPNHHELQELSGIHKLCQGLVKTRKSVIYPLINRLITLVLTLHVSIATTERHFQL, from the coding sequence ATGaatgtccatatgcctattacATTCATTGTTTTGGCTCATAGACTTCAACTTGCTTTACTTGCAGCTTCTGGAGAAGTAGCTACTGTTCACCAATTCTTCTCCAATTTAGTTTTCATTATCAACATTGTTACTGCATCTAGCAAATGTAATGATGAATTAAAGGAGGCTCAAGCAATTGGAGTTGCTACTAAGATTGCTAATAGTGAACTTGAAACTGGAAGGGGGCTTAATCAAATTGGCACTTTAAAACGAGCTGTAGATATTTGTTGGGGTTCTCACTTGGATTCTATTTCTAGTTTACTGAAAATGTTCAATGCTCCTTGTGTGGCTTTAAGTAACATTACAGTAGATGGAGGTTCATACTCTCAACATGGAGATGCAAATTTTGCTTTGAATCAGTTGTTatcctttaagtttgttttcacTTTGCATCTTATGAAAGACATTATGGAAATTACTCATCTTCTTTGTATAGCATTGCAATGTAAATCTCAAGATATTTTGATTGCAATGCATCTTGTCTCAAGCACAACAAAGCTACTGGAGAATTTTCGAGATTCGGGATGTGATAATTTCTTGGTGAAAGTTAAATTATTTTGTGAGCAACATCAAATTGATATCCCATGTATGAATGCTCAATATATTGCAAGACGTGGTAGATCTCAAAGTCATCATGATGAGATTAGTATGGAGCATTATTATCGAGTAGATATATTTCTTGCAACAATTGATTATCAATTGCAAGAATTACATAGCAGGTTTAATGATCATATCGTGGAATTACTTGCTTTGAGCACTGCTTTAGATCTTAGAAATGGAGTTATGCTGTTCAAGATTGATGATATTTGTAAACTTGCAGAGAAGTTCTATCCGAATGATTTTATGGAGCAAGAACTAGTACGTCTCAGCATAGAACTTCAACATTTTGAGCTCGACATTCCAAATCATCATGAATTGCAAGAATTATCTGGTATTCATAAGTTATGTCAAGGCTTGgtgaagacaagaaaatcaGTGATATATCCTCTTATTAATAGATTGATTACACTTGTTCTTACTCTTCATGTATCAATTGCAACTACAGAGCggcattttcaattatga